The following proteins are encoded in a genomic region of Mesotoga sp. Brook.08.105.5.1:
- the dnaJ gene encoding molecular chaperone DnaJ produces the protein MAQSRKDYYEILGVSRNASDEDIRKAYRRLVKEWHPDAYKGADKKDAEAKFKEIQEAYEVLSDKEKRAMFDRFGYVGDPSSYSRGSGRTPGSAGGSFDDMFGDFQDVFDVFFGGSRSGTSSRSQSPRAVRGEDIHASVAIDLKDVILGKKVILEYDRNKVCHKCKGTGAEDGTSFRTCPTCNGSGYVKEEHRSFFGMFSNTHACNTCNGTGRIIDKRCGQCSGRGYVKERHQVSVTIPAGVENGATLRIGGHGNSGQNGGAYGDLYVSVRVEMPSEFRRSGNDLYITKEIDYVEGALGTTVEIPLPEGGTETLKIPAGTSPNTVFRMKNLGVPSVSGNRRGDLLVTVRVNINKPSSKERKLLQQIAKLKNSRVVE, from the coding sequence ATGGCTCAATCAAGAAAAGACTATTATGAGATTCTAGGAGTCTCACGAAATGCGTCTGATGAAGATATAAGGAAGGCTTACAGAAGACTCGTCAAGGAATGGCATCCTGATGCATACAAAGGTGCAGACAAGAAGGATGCCGAAGCGAAATTCAAAGAGATTCAGGAGGCCTATGAGGTCTTGTCCGACAAAGAAAAGCGTGCGATGTTCGACCGTTTCGGATATGTGGGAGATCCTTCTTCCTATAGCCGTGGCTCTGGAAGAACTCCTGGAAGCGCTGGAGGAAGCTTCGACGATATGTTCGGCGATTTTCAGGATGTCTTCGATGTCTTCTTTGGAGGAAGCAGGTCAGGTACGAGTTCCAGATCCCAGAGTCCAAGAGCGGTTAGGGGAGAGGACATTCATGCTTCGGTTGCCATAGATTTGAAAGACGTAATACTTGGGAAGAAAGTGATACTTGAGTATGACAGAAATAAGGTCTGTCACAAGTGTAAAGGAACGGGAGCCGAAGACGGCACGAGTTTCAGGACATGTCCTACCTGCAATGGAAGCGGTTATGTGAAAGAGGAGCATAGATCATTCTTTGGGATGTTCAGCAACACTCATGCCTGCAATACCTGCAACGGAACGGGAAGGATAATCGATAAGCGCTGCGGTCAGTGCAGCGGCAGAGGCTACGTGAAGGAGAGACACCAGGTGAGCGTTACGATTCCTGCAGGAGTTGAGAATGGAGCAACTCTTAGAATTGGCGGTCACGGGAATTCAGGGCAGAATGGAGGTGCGTACGGAGACCTTTACGTAAGTGTAAGAGTCGAAATGCCTTCGGAGTTCAGACGTAGTGGAAACGATCTGTATATTACCAAGGAGATAGACTATGTTGAAGGTGCACTAGGCACCACGGTTGAGATACCCCTTCCCGAAGGAGGTACGGAGACCCTTAAGATCCCGGCGGGAACTAGTCCAAACACGGTATTCAGGATGAAAAACCTTGGTGTTCCAAGTGTTTCCGGCAATAGGCGTGGAGATCTTCTCGTAACGGTGAGGGTGAATATTAACAAGCCTTCAAGCAAAGAGAGGAAGCTCCTACAGCAAATCGCAAAACTGAAAAACTCAAGGGTCGTAGAGTGA
- the tsaB gene encoding tRNA (adenosine(37)-N6)-threonylcarbamoyltransferase complex dimerization subunit type 1 TsaB, which produces MKYICFDTSSKTLLLSACNGRGEMEIKAREIDKFGSLLAVMVEQMIENLKIEVPKLDFIGVGVGPGSLTGLRVGIATAKGIAFPYDIRVVPFNSLDILASSIGDERFILLRRGREGHYYWREYRERVPVRETEFSSTAELVSAIDLSGTKLFFDGEIEQAFERFDCSEVRHQDPSAMREIAVEKFAAGEFIGYSDLKPIYLQKSIAEINWENRKTEKSH; this is translated from the coding sequence ATGAAGTATATATGTTTCGACACTTCTTCTAAAACTCTTCTTCTCTCGGCCTGTAATGGCAGGGGAGAGATGGAGATAAAGGCTCGAGAAATCGACAAATTCGGTTCTTTGTTAGCCGTAATGGTAGAGCAGATGATAGAGAATCTCAAGATTGAGGTCCCGAAACTCGACTTCATCGGGGTCGGTGTTGGTCCCGGTTCCCTTACGGGTTTGAGAGTAGGCATTGCAACAGCCAAAGGTATCGCCTTTCCGTATGATATCCGCGTAGTTCCTTTTAACTCTCTTGATATACTGGCAAGCTCGATCGGTGATGAGAGATTCATTCTCCTGAGACGCGGAAGAGAGGGGCACTATTACTGGAGAGAATACAGAGAGAGAGTGCCAGTCAGAGAAACTGAGTTCAGTAGTACCGCCGAGTTAGTCTCCGCGATCGACTTGTCAGGGACGAAACTCTTTTTTGACGGTGAAATAGAACAGGCCTTCGAAAGATTTGATTGCAGTGAAGTGAGACATCAGGACCCCTCAGCGATGAGAGAAATCGCAGTTGAGAAGTTTGCTGCAGGAGAGTTCATAGGTTATTCTGACCTTAAACCGATATACTTGCAGAAGTCAATCGCTGAAATAAACTGGGAGAATAGAAAGACTGAAAAAAGCCACTAA
- a CDS encoding alkaline phosphatase family protein, with amino-acid sequence MEFIYPNYDTGSIVNLSAAILKHFDAEIPSGVKEYCFSEHGISIDGIDKLVVFIIDAVGYYNLMKVLEKSSFKHFSVEDVRSLTSVFPSTTSSALTSLFTATTPGEHGVLGYLLNIPEYGGLVNMIELTPYTQDRDNLTRLGFDPLKYNQNPTIFESLKEAGVKGYHLTSKSFVNTGLTRMHSRGGIARGVHGLGDMFEELNTILAADESESLTVVYWGLIDTYGHKYGPNSLSFTSETAALISAIEGFFDETTERNTAFFITADHGQIETPWEQEIWWSKFDDIFDEMYSMPGGEQRMSYIYSLDKEKTRKKMEELFGDSIEIIEPSRLDEIKLFGRPLSNSFRKRIGELITVSKDDSSLCFKYTGQEHSLKGRHGGLTKEEMNVPLILLRRD; translated from the coding sequence ATGGAGTTCATTTATCCCAATTACGACACAGGTTCAATAGTAAACCTATCAGCTGCCATTCTGAAGCACTTCGATGCTGAGATACCTTCAGGGGTGAAGGAGTATTGCTTCTCAGAACACGGAATTAGCATCGATGGAATAGATAAGCTAGTGGTATTCATAATCGATGCTGTTGGCTATTATAACTTGATGAAGGTCCTTGAGAAAAGCAGTTTCAAACACTTCTCTGTCGAAGATGTAAGAAGTCTGACTTCTGTCTTCCCTTCAACCACTTCCAGTGCTCTCACTTCGTTGTTCACGGCCACAACGCCTGGAGAGCACGGAGTACTCGGGTATCTTCTCAATATTCCAGAGTACGGCGGACTAGTGAATATGATCGAGTTGACTCCCTACACTCAGGATAGAGACAATCTCACCAGATTGGGCTTTGACCCTCTTAAGTACAATCAAAATCCAACTATCTTCGAATCTCTGAAGGAAGCTGGCGTAAAAGGTTATCATCTCACATCCAAGAGTTTCGTGAACACAGGACTGACGAGAATGCATTCCCGCGGAGGCATAGCCAGGGGTGTTCATGGATTGGGAGATATGTTCGAGGAACTCAATACCATCCTTGCTGCGGATGAATCCGAAAGTCTGACGGTTGTCTACTGGGGTCTTATCGATACTTACGGTCACAAGTACGGTCCAAACTCCTTATCTTTCACTTCGGAAACCGCAGCTCTTATCTCGGCGATCGAAGGGTTCTTCGATGAGACGACTGAGAGAAACACCGCATTCTTCATCACTGCCGATCACGGTCAAATCGAAACCCCTTGGGAGCAAGAGATCTGGTGGTCAAAGTTCGACGATATCTTCGATGAGATGTACTCCATGCCGGGAGGTGAACAGCGCATGTCCTACATATATTCTCTCGATAAAGAAAAAACAAGAAAGAAGATGGAAGAGCTTTTTGGAGATTCTATTGAGATCATAGAGCCATCCCGTCTTGATGAAATAAAGCTCTTCGGCAGGCCTCTGAGCAATTCTTTCAGGAAGAGGATAGGTGAGCTCATTACCGTATCCAAGGACGACTCATCATTGTGTTTCAAATACACAGGTCAGGAACACTCGCTCAAAGGAAGGCACGGAGGTTTGACAAAGGAGGAAATGAACGTCCCTCTAATACTTCTGAGAAGGGATTAG
- the hrcA gene encoding heat-inducible transcriptional repressor HrcA, giving the protein MSRKRTGGPELNPRQIRVLYCISREYIASGRPVSSKQVLEHSNLKYSSATVRNDMRKLEFLGYIYQPHTSAGRILTDKGLRFYFDSVKTITEDLQESNVAIAIRQTSTVGDVEHLLQGMTRILARAVSGFVVIEKPKFDRLLVNSVSISKITDGYLNVSIVTDLGVSLNTTVFLGASEFDIDSFQKYVNMAVVGKTIGEIRKGIRDVELRYDQWHDRRLQDIINFLQSIFDKENEEKYYKYGLEFIISNDLLDSADISGLVRSVENPRNLEILLNSFGDIYDQRVFIGEEVGREELRNFAVFVSPYSRNDEKIGSVFVISPKLTYYEKVNAYLDFSINRLSEVFSNR; this is encoded by the coding sequence GTGTCAAGAAAACGTACAGGTGGTCCAGAATTGAATCCAAGGCAGATAAGAGTGCTTTATTGTATTTCGAGAGAATACATAGCCTCTGGAAGACCTGTGAGTTCAAAGCAGGTTCTGGAGCACTCTAACCTCAAGTATAGTTCTGCGACCGTAAGAAACGACATGCGAAAGCTGGAGTTTTTAGGTTATATCTATCAACCTCATACTTCAGCAGGCAGGATTTTGACCGACAAGGGCTTAAGGTTCTATTTCGATTCAGTTAAAACGATCACCGAGGATCTTCAAGAAAGCAATGTAGCAATTGCAATAAGACAGACCAGCACTGTGGGTGATGTTGAGCATCTTCTTCAGGGTATGACCAGAATTCTGGCACGTGCTGTATCGGGTTTTGTGGTCATTGAGAAGCCGAAGTTTGACAGACTGCTGGTGAACAGCGTTTCGATCTCGAAGATAACCGATGGTTATCTTAATGTATCCATTGTAACCGATCTTGGAGTCAGTCTAAATACGACAGTCTTCCTTGGAGCTAGTGAATTCGATATAGACAGCTTCCAGAAGTACGTGAACATGGCAGTCGTAGGAAAGACAATCGGGGAAATAAGAAAGGGAATAAGGGACGTTGAACTGAGGTACGATCAGTGGCATGATAGGAGATTGCAAGACATAATAAATTTTCTTCAGAGTATCTTTGATAAGGAGAACGAAGAGAAGTACTACAAATATGGCCTGGAGTTCATAATTTCAAACGATCTTCTGGACTCTGCCGACATTTCCGGACTCGTAAGATCGGTTGAGAATCCGAGGAATCTTGAGATATTGCTTAACTCCTTTGGCGATATTTATGATCAAAGAGTTTTCATAGGTGAGGAAGTTGGCAGAGAGGAGCTCAGAAACTTTGCCGTATTTGTATCTCCCTATTCCAGAAACGATGAGAAGATTGGTAGTGTATTCGTTATCTCGCCTAAGCTGACTTACTATGAGAAGGTAAACGCCTATCTCGACTTCTCAATTAACAGATTATCAGAGGTTTTTTCGAATAGATAG
- a CDS encoding UDP-N-acetylmuramoyl-L-alanyl-D-glutamate--2,6-diaminopimelate ligase gives MRLSQVIELLGNSVLQVVNPGNTDPEFDHIESDSRVLRERNLFVCIKGSSFDSHLVVRELQRRGAVALIAELPIEDEEVVVPIVYVKSSRLVEALLTMEEHSHPYRKLTTIGVTGTNGKTTITTLIYHVLSSFERKASLIGTVRNVVGESIYSNPKNTTPGPIELAKLLQLSAEKKSEYFIMEVSSHSLSMNRVEGMRFDVGIISNVTRDHLDFHPTFDDYYRSKMRLFSLLKTNGIAIVNGDKINIADIHIARNRITTYGFGDESDYRIENLDISRTGMDFTIQTPYGSSHRIYSRLIGEHNAYNIAAAVATLNSLNYDLDHIAKAISSFGGVPGRFEFVEEATKYGFDVVIDFAHTPDALEKLLKTARRLTPGRLILVFGAGGSADKGKRPLMAEVSSKFSDVVILTSDDPKLDDPTEILSDLESGVDKFKPYLVIPDRREAISVALTLANRQDMVLIAGRGHEDFQLLRDRKIPFNDKQVVKDILESKFRRHIKK, from the coding sequence ATGAGGTTATCTCAGGTCATAGAACTCCTCGGTAACAGTGTTCTTCAGGTTGTGAATCCCGGCAATACAGATCCGGAATTTGATCATATCGAGAGTGACTCACGTGTTCTTAGAGAGAGAAACCTCTTTGTATGCATTAAGGGTTCGAGCTTTGATTCACACCTGGTTGTGAGGGAGCTTCAGAGAAGGGGCGCAGTCGCTCTGATAGCGGAGCTGCCGATTGAAGACGAAGAAGTCGTCGTTCCGATTGTTTACGTGAAGAGTTCTCGTCTTGTTGAAGCACTACTTACCATGGAGGAGCACAGCCATCCTTACAGAAAACTCACTACTATCGGTGTAACTGGCACAAACGGGAAAACAACAATTACAACTCTCATCTATCACGTTCTCTCTTCCTTTGAGAGAAAGGCATCTTTAATTGGCACCGTTAGAAATGTGGTTGGCGAGAGCATTTACTCAAATCCAAAGAACACCACTCCGGGACCTATAGAACTTGCTAAGCTTCTCCAACTGTCGGCGGAGAAGAAGAGTGAATACTTCATTATGGAGGTCTCATCACACTCTCTTTCGATGAACAGGGTCGAAGGTATGCGTTTCGATGTCGGGATAATCAGCAATGTTACGAGAGATCATCTAGATTTCCACCCGACTTTCGATGATTACTATAGATCAAAGATGAGACTGTTCTCGTTGTTGAAGACTAATGGAATCGCCATTGTAAATGGAGACAAGATAAACATTGCAGATATCCATATAGCCAGAAACAGGATAACAACCTACGGATTTGGCGATGAATCAGATTACAGAATCGAGAATCTCGATATATCGAGGACGGGGATGGACTTCACCATACAGACTCCATACGGTTCTTCCCATAGAATATATTCGAGATTGATCGGCGAACATAATGCTTACAATATTGCAGCAGCAGTAGCAACTCTAAACTCACTGAATTACGACCTCGACCACATCGCTAAAGCCATTTCTTCCTTTGGAGGGGTACCGGGGCGATTCGAGTTTGTTGAGGAGGCTACCAAATATGGCTTCGATGTGGTAATAGACTTTGCCCATACGCCAGATGCTCTTGAGAAGCTTCTTAAGACAGCGAGAAGACTGACTCCCGGAAGACTAATCCTGGTATTTGGTGCCGGCGGGTCGGCCGATAAGGGGAAGCGACCGCTGATGGCAGAAGTATCTTCGAAGTTCAGCGATGTGGTTATACTCACTTCTGACGATCCGAAACTCGATGATCCCACCGAGATTCTTAGCGATCTCGAGAGCGGAGTAGACAAGTTCAAACCTTATCTCGTCATTCCCGATAGACGGGAAGCTATATCGGTTGCTCTCACCCTAGCAAACCGCCAGGATATGGTCTTGATAGCAGGACGTGGTCACGAAGACTTCCAGCTTCTGCGTGACAGGAAGATCCCCTTCAACGACAAACAGGTCGTAAAAGATATTCTAGAAAGTAAGTTTCGGAGGCACATCAAGAAGTGA
- a CDS encoding ABC transporter permease subunit, with translation MAVERRKYWLRHIILIAVVVVVLFPMVWLITTSIRRDQAAFSSRLFSTRVTLQHYRNLLFPERSVGRLVLDLQSATYATGDYRGKSQEDLKNTVEKFLTKFDSLMDESEEMVRAVEGGTAAIESNLVEMESMIIKEMNELRLKDKVLFEERLKEIGGLDELKTAYAVGEILQTASPSLEGTYPFYIGLLGERSSQVIESLEAYRNLYEEVFRHRDETLLAIETLEFENKKEVVESLNSVEDYISLSGIDYSEWRRVEWLQVINRYLREVESSMPEDQASELNRIRTGLYDSFRSAGNAWEAAAASSAALSEELSFLAETAFGTDYYEYLAANEKLEAIKKNLESTEKALVVSNSALGELEDSFEVALPTVVSETRKLSAVVPPLQMIITKGAGNSTAVTEAKVRSSLERIDSAKETIDLLQRQLSSMQNVRGLSTSLSDLSDKMAWFLGNGEALVSASANSEVLKGADVIDIALSNLSRVLPVLEMSVAEYIEVSERTIALTTELESLKKSMEDLENRISELQEEAERAEREHAKVLEAISIQAAMLFVEEEITSLEGARNYVSKLSGVLNNYFNIRASTRYRTLLWYDDFIRADLEAKEGTALLNQLISTMRSMKDELASKVNYYIDLRFLGTSVTLDDFGKMQETYNSLFQQVNAKYQRASRLISDLIEKPTTYSSPYDGILKEIDRALFRTNQIWAQKESTYFYFVRWLLNSIIVALSVSLISVAVAALAAYPFSRMRFRGRKQGLLGLLLIQMFPTIMFMVALYALLQFIGSLIPFLGLNTLGGLIFAYSGGIAFNIWLIKGYYDTISNSLEEAAMIDGATKFQAFLKVILPLARPILAVVAILTFMNIFNEYLIARIILQDMNKWTYAVGLWQFSGRFETSWGPFTAAALIGAVPMVIFFLVLQDYIVGGLTQGGVKE, from the coding sequence ATGGCCGTTGAGAGAAGAAAATACTGGTTAAGACACATAATCTTGATAGCTGTTGTCGTTGTGGTTCTCTTTCCCATGGTTTGGTTGATAACCACTTCAATAAGACGTGACCAGGCAGCTTTCTCGTCAAGGCTCTTTTCAACCAGAGTAACTCTTCAACACTACAGGAACCTTCTTTTCCCGGAAAGAAGCGTAGGAAGGCTTGTTCTTGATCTCCAGAGTGCAACATACGCCACAGGAGACTACAGAGGGAAAAGCCAGGAGGATCTGAAGAATACTGTTGAGAAGTTCCTCACTAAATTCGATTCTCTTATGGATGAGAGCGAAGAAATGGTTAGGGCAGTCGAAGGCGGTACCGCTGCAATTGAAAGCAATCTGGTAGAAATGGAGAGCATGATAATCAAGGAAATGAATGAGCTGAGACTCAAAGACAAGGTCCTCTTCGAAGAGAGACTCAAAGAGATAGGTGGACTAGACGAACTGAAGACGGCCTACGCGGTAGGAGAAATTCTTCAAACCGCCTCACCTTCTCTTGAAGGAACCTATCCCTTCTACATCGGATTGCTTGGCGAAAGGTCATCACAAGTCATCGAGTCTCTCGAAGCTTACAGAAACCTGTACGAAGAGGTATTCCGTCATCGCGACGAGACGCTGCTAGCAATAGAAACCCTTGAATTTGAGAACAAGAAAGAAGTGGTGGAATCACTGAATTCTGTTGAAGATTACATATCTCTCTCTGGCATTGACTACTCTGAATGGCGAAGAGTTGAGTGGCTTCAAGTTATTAACAGATATCTAAGGGAGGTCGAATCTTCGATGCCCGAAGATCAAGCCTCCGAGCTCAACCGGATCAGGACAGGCCTATATGATTCCTTCAGATCTGCCGGTAACGCATGGGAAGCGGCAGCTGCTTCCAGTGCAGCCCTTTCTGAAGAACTATCTTTCCTGGCGGAGACGGCCTTTGGAACCGACTACTATGAGTACCTGGCCGCAAATGAAAAGTTGGAAGCAATAAAAAAGAACCTCGAGTCTACCGAAAAGGCTCTAGTCGTCTCAAATTCGGCATTAGGCGAACTAGAAGACTCTTTTGAAGTCGCATTGCCGACCGTCGTGTCTGAAACTAGAAAACTCTCTGCCGTCGTTCCACCGCTGCAAATGATAATCACTAAAGGCGCAGGTAATAGTACGGCTGTGACGGAGGCAAAAGTCAGGTCATCACTCGAGAGAATCGATTCAGCAAAGGAGACCATAGATCTTCTCCAGCGGCAGCTATCAAGTATGCAGAACGTCCGTGGGCTGAGCACAAGTCTTTCCGATCTCTCGGATAAGATGGCCTGGTTCTTAGGCAATGGCGAAGCTCTCGTAAGCGCATCTGCAAACTCAGAAGTCTTAAAGGGAGCAGACGTAATAGACATAGCCCTGTCAAACTTGTCGAGGGTATTGCCTGTTCTTGAGATGAGTGTTGCAGAGTATATTGAGGTATCGGAGAGAACGATCGCTCTCACGACGGAACTGGAATCCCTGAAGAAAAGCATGGAAGACCTCGAGAACAGGATCTCTGAACTTCAAGAAGAAGCTGAGAGAGCAGAAAGAGAGCATGCAAAAGTCCTTGAAGCGATTAGTATACAAGCTGCGATGCTGTTTGTGGAGGAGGAAATAACCTCGCTGGAAGGCGCCAGAAATTATGTATCGAAGCTGTCCGGTGTGCTGAACAACTACTTCAACATAAGAGCATCAACCCGTTACAGGACCCTTCTGTGGTACGATGATTTCATTCGGGCTGATTTGGAGGCAAAGGAAGGGACGGCTCTGCTGAATCAGCTAATCTCTACTATGAGATCGATGAAGGATGAACTTGCATCCAAGGTAAACTACTACATCGATCTGAGATTCCTTGGGACTTCGGTAACCCTAGATGACTTCGGAAAGATGCAGGAGACTTACAATTCTCTCTTTCAGCAGGTTAACGCTAAGTACCAACGTGCATCTAGGTTAATATCCGATCTAATCGAGAAGCCCACAACCTATTCATCTCCATATGATGGCATATTGAAGGAGATAGACAGAGCCTTATTCAGAACAAATCAGATCTGGGCACAAAAAGAGAGTACTTATTTCTATTTCGTCAGGTGGCTTCTTAATTCAATAATCGTAGCACTTTCTGTGTCGCTTATCAGCGTTGCCGTTGCAGCTCTAGCTGCGTATCCTTTCAGCAGAATGAGATTCCGTGGAAGGAAGCAAGGTTTGCTTGGCCTCCTCCTTATTCAGATGTTCCCTACAATAATGTTCATGGTGGCTCTCTACGCTTTGCTGCAGTTCATTGGAAGTTTAATTCCATTCCTGGGACTAAACACGCTTGGAGGCCTGATATTTGCTTATTCAGGAGGAATTGCCTTCAACATCTGGCTGATCAAAGGCTATTACGATACAATCTCTAACTCTCTCGAAGAGGCAGCAATGATCGACGGGGCAACGAAATTCCAGGCCTTTTTAAAGGTGATTTTACCGCTTGCCAGACCGATTCTGGCTGTTGTGGCTATTCTGACGTTTATGAACATCTTCAACGAGTATCTGATTGCAAGGATAATTCTTCAGGACATGAACAAATGGACATACGCAGTTGGCCTTTGGCAGTTCTCGGGAAGATTCGAAACGAGCTGGGGCCCATTCACTGCCGCAGCGTTGATTGGAGCAGTTCCGATGGTCATATTCTTCCTCGTGTTACAGGACTACATCGTTGGGGGTTTGACACAGGGAGGAGTGAAAGAGTAA
- a CDS encoding YitT family protein: MNRKVFVDYFLITVGSILTAVSIVSFLIPNNIIAGGVSGLAIIIYRVFGFWVGAQMFVYNIALFLLAFVILGVGFGIKSIYSAVLMSITVDLLQKLDFPVFDASSTQDGFLLVAIYGGVIAGAGMGLVLWRGASTGGTDILAMIFSKYLNFSTGTGLLISDSLITMLAIVVFGPIAAMYGIITIFTTSKTIDGIIEGIGNTRTAFIISVESDSIKKRIIEEMERGTTMIKATGGFSGEDRPVLMVSIRRREIGQLRHIVKATDKRAFVIIVNNADVFGEGFKNLS; the protein is encoded by the coding sequence GTGAATAGGAAGGTATTCGTTGACTACTTCCTGATTACGGTCGGTTCAATACTGACTGCTGTTTCAATTGTTTCGTTTTTGATTCCGAACAACATTATCGCCGGCGGCGTCAGCGGGCTTGCAATAATTATCTACAGGGTCTTCGGTTTCTGGGTGGGAGCTCAGATGTTTGTGTACAACATTGCTCTCTTTCTTCTTGCATTCGTGATTCTGGGAGTAGGTTTTGGAATAAAGTCGATCTACTCGGCGGTACTTATGTCCATAACGGTTGATCTTCTTCAGAAGCTGGACTTCCCGGTTTTCGATGCTTCTTCTACACAAGACGGGTTTCTGCTGGTGGCAATCTACGGTGGCGTTATTGCTGGTGCTGGCATGGGCTTGGTGTTGTGGCGCGGAGCTTCCACTGGAGGAACAGATATACTTGCTATGATCTTCTCAAAGTATCTGAATTTCAGCACAGGAACGGGTCTGTTAATAAGCGATTCACTAATCACAATGCTCGCCATTGTCGTATTCGGACCTATCGCAGCAATGTACGGAATAATAACGATTTTCACTACAAGCAAGACAATAGATGGGATAATCGAGGGTATCGGCAACACAAGAACGGCTTTCATTATTAGCGTGGAAAGTGATTCAATAAAGAAGAGAATTATTGAGGAAATGGAGCGTGGCACGACGATGATTAAGGCGACGGGCGGCTTTTCCGGAGAAGACAGACCTGTTTTGATGGTATCAATAAGAAGAAGAGAGATAGGGCAGTTAAGGCATATAGTGAAGGCCACAGACAAACGGGCTTTTGTGATAATTGTGAACAATGCCGATGTCTTCGGTGAAGGCTTCAAGAATCTCAGCTGA
- the grpE gene encoding nucleotide exchange factor GrpE — translation MLEDKNTKNLEDLEKKGGSIEEENEPNVSEEVKEEETKLEDVQKQEKELEIDEVESLKNEIRVLKDENSRLRSEFINYRNALIRESEEDAKRYKERMILRIIEIYENLGRALRNSEDSRKGFISGVRLIHKSIEKLMFDEGLSLIIPEVGRPFDPFTHEVEETITSNDVPDMAIHDVVEHGYYLNGKVLKPARVVVAINNSSESE, via the coding sequence ATGTTGGAGGACAAGAACACCAAGAATCTCGAGGATCTAGAGAAAAAGGGTGGCTCGATTGAAGAAGAGAATGAACCAAATGTGTCCGAAGAAGTAAAAGAGGAAGAAACTAAGTTGGAAGACGTACAAAAACAAGAAAAGGAGCTTGAAATAGATGAAGTGGAGAGTCTTAAGAATGAAATAAGGGTTCTCAAAGATGAAAACTCCAGGCTGAGATCGGAATTCATCAACTATAGAAATGCTCTTATTCGTGAGTCGGAGGAGGATGCAAAAAGATACAAAGAGAGGATGATCCTTAGAATCATCGAAATCTATGAAAATCTTGGTCGCGCTCTGCGAAACTCAGAAGATTCTAGGAAAGGGTTCATTTCTGGTGTCAGGCTTATTCATAAATCGATTGAAAAGCTCATGTTCGACGAAGGGCTATCCCTGATAATCCCCGAGGTGGGCAGGCCCTTTGATCCTTTCACTCATGAAGTTGAAGAGACGATTACTTCAAACGATGTTCCCGATATGGCGATTCATGATGTCGTCGAACATGGATACTATCTTAACGGCAAGGTTCTCAAACCTGCAAGAGTCGTTGTTGCCATAAACAACTCTTCCGAGTCTGAATAA